From a region of the Burkholderia lata genome:
- a CDS encoding type II and III secretion system protein family protein, which yields MVRMVRWIACWCLACIVASGSAFAQGARAPDAGAALSIATGKGELLSLPEPATAMFVADPAIADIQVPSPRTVFVFGKKAGTTTLIALGANHRPILRKTVIVQVDTASLQGVLDSRFPQLKLSVSGAPGSLMVSGKVPSAADADAVMQSLTPYLHDKEKIVNRLTLSRPIQVNLRVRVTEVSRNITQQLGINWSSLGGAGNFVGGLFNGRTLFDPTNGLFNLSPTGAFSVLGGFRAGRWSIDVVLDALDQEGLITMLAEPNLTAMSGETASFLAGGEIPIPVAQAGSSTGAITVEFKPFGVSLDFTPTVLADNRISLKVRPEVSEIDTNNSVTTGGVKVPGLTVRRVDTTVELSSGQSFAIGGLLQSQTADTVSQIPGLGRLPIIGRLFSSKNFQDNKTEVVVIVTPYIVQPTGPGQLEQAIDTVARPSSDLEFAVQHNLGLDLLSGDTPRLVGAAGFVY from the coding sequence ATGGTGCGCATGGTTCGTTGGATCGCTTGCTGGTGCCTGGCCTGCATCGTTGCGTCCGGGAGCGCGTTCGCGCAGGGCGCACGCGCGCCGGACGCGGGCGCGGCGCTGTCGATCGCGACCGGCAAGGGGGAACTGCTGTCGCTGCCCGAGCCCGCGACCGCGATGTTCGTCGCCGATCCGGCCATCGCGGACATCCAGGTGCCGTCGCCGCGCACCGTGTTCGTGTTCGGCAAGAAGGCGGGCACGACCACGCTGATTGCGCTCGGCGCGAACCATCGCCCGATCCTGCGCAAGACGGTGATCGTGCAGGTCGACACGGCGTCGCTGCAGGGCGTGCTCGACAGCCGCTTTCCGCAGCTGAAGCTGTCGGTGTCCGGTGCGCCGGGTTCGCTGATGGTGTCGGGCAAGGTGCCGAGCGCGGCCGATGCCGACGCGGTGATGCAGTCGCTCACGCCGTACCTGCACGACAAGGAAAAGATCGTGAACCGGCTCACGCTGTCGCGCCCGATCCAGGTGAACCTGCGCGTGCGGGTGACCGAGGTGAGCCGCAACATCACGCAGCAGCTCGGCATCAACTGGAGTTCGCTCGGCGGCGCCGGCAACTTCGTCGGCGGGCTGTTCAACGGGCGCACGCTGTTCGATCCGACGAACGGCCTGTTCAACCTGTCGCCGACGGGCGCCTTCTCGGTGCTCGGCGGATTCCGCGCGGGGCGCTGGTCGATCGACGTCGTGCTCGACGCGCTCGACCAGGAAGGCCTGATCACGATGCTCGCCGAACCGAACCTCACCGCGATGTCCGGCGAGACCGCGAGCTTCCTCGCGGGAGGCGAGATTCCGATTCCCGTCGCGCAGGCCGGTTCGTCGACCGGCGCGATCACGGTCGAGTTCAAGCCGTTCGGCGTGTCGCTCGACTTCACGCCGACCGTGCTCGCCGACAACCGCATCAGCCTGAAGGTGCGGCCGGAAGTGAGCGAGATCGATACGAACAACAGCGTGACGACCGGCGGCGTGAAGGTGCCGGGGCTCACGGTGCGGCGCGTCGACACGACGGTCGAGCTGTCGAGCGGGCAGAGCTTCGCGATCGGCGGGCTGCTGCAGAGCCAGACGGCCGACACCGTGTCGCAGATTCCGGGGCTCGGCCGGCTGCCGATCATCGGCCGGCTGTTTTCGTCGAAGAACTTCCAGGACAACAAGACCGAGGTGGTCGTGATCGTCACGCCGTACATCGTGCAGCCGACCGGGCCCGGCCAGCTCGAGCAGGCGATCGACACCGTCGCGCGGCCGAGCAGCGACCTCGAGTTCGCGGTGCAGCACAACCTGGGGCTCGACCTGCTGTCGGGCGATACGCCGCGCCTCGTCGGCGCTGCGGGCTTCGTGTACTGA